Proteins from a single region of Fundulus heteroclitus isolate FHET01 chromosome 12, MU-UCD_Fhet_4.1, whole genome shotgun sequence:
- the LOC118564714 gene encoding sentrin-specific protease 2-like — protein MELESESINAYMDLLVRGHNCTSSEKAALIDSFAMTAIWSGKSPRLKIKPMEHEVVLGIINDHHHWKLAVIYPHGKRSLLLDPLGESKRDIKQCLETTRAFMRNKGCKVSRWTCGTVQHPVQTDSTSCGVFVLKFAEKLLRREEMFFQTNPTAINELRREIAVKLLLRTDNLSDICCYCGEEEHENDFNWIQCDVCLRWFHQLCMQNPPPEKAFVCPACVY, from the exons ATGGAGCTGGAAAGTGAG TCTATTAATGCATATATGGATCTATTAGTGCGTGGGCACAATTGTACCAGCAGCGAAAAAGCTGCTCTGATAGACTCCTTTGCAATGACTGCTATTTGGAGTGGAAAATCCCCAAGGCTCAAG aTAAAACCTATGGAGCATGAAGTTGTACTGGGGATTATAAATGACCACCACCACTGGAAATTAGCA GTCATTTATCCCCATGGAAAGAGATCCCTGCTCCTGGATCCACTGGGGGAGTCCAAAAGAGACATCAAACAATGTTTGGAAACAACAAG GGCATTCATGAGAAATAAAGGATGCAAAGTCTCCAGATGGACATGTGGCACTGTTCAGCATCCAGTACAGACAGACAGCACTTCATGTGGTGTGTTTGTATTGAAA TTTGCAGAAAAACTCCTTAGACGAgaggaaatgttttttcaaaCAAACCCCACTGCCATTAATGAACTTAGAAGGGAAATTGCTGTCAAACTTCTTCTACGGACAG ATAACCTTTCGGACATTTGTTGTTACTGTGGGGAAGAGGAACATGAAAACGATTTTAActgg ATACAGTGCGACGTTTGTCTTCGCTGGTTTCACCAGTTGTGCATGCAAAACCCACCACCTGAGAAGGCCTTTGTTTGTCCTGCTTGTGTTTATTAG